The sequence ATCGAAGTCACATATTATAAACACTTTCTATGTATGTTTAGATATGTACAGcgagtttaaaaaaatattaatagaattttattttaggtacgtaaaaaataataaaaaaaaattaaatatgtaaaataagttaaaaaaataaacaatatttttagatatgtttagttaaaatttaaattgtaatgtttaaaaaagtaatattttctGTTTAATAGTGTCACAATAATTGAGGAAAAACAAATGAGATGAATGCAATAGGTAAGGGAAAATGGATTAAATCCCTCGAACATCTAAAAAAACTCAGCTAGCTGGTGATACAAGGTAGACTAAATATTGTACAAGGCCATTGTTTTGTAGATACAACATACTAGATAAGAGAATAACTATGTCAACTCAGAGGGATCAATCATAAGCTACTAGTGAAGAAAAGACTTCTTCCACCTATCTCAACTCAACCTTAGAAGAAGGCTTAACGTAAGGAATAAATAATTCCCTATCAAGACCATAATCATCCTATTTTATACAAAATTGATCATGTAAGCCTAAGCAACTCAAATTCTCACATACAAAAGCACAGTAGAAAAACTTAACCGAAGAATAGGCAGGCCGAAAACAGGCAAAAAAGGCAAGTCTCTGGGAGCCTGTGATTTGGTTTCTTCTCTCCCATCCTCTCCACGCTACGATAATTAGTCAAAAGATTTCAGCAATCCAGATTTTCTGAAAAGCAGCATATAAAAGATCAAAAAATACATGAAATGTGGGCTGGAAGTCAGCTGATTTTAGTACTATTCATCATGAGATTAGTTGGTATCGGCCTAACAGATTATGAGAAGGCAATCTAACTGGTGTTATAAACAGAAAAGGGCAATGAACTAAGTCTAAGTTGATAAACGGGATGTGCCTAAGTAGTTGGCAAACAAAGGAAAAATCTTTTTTAGCTTACGGTTTTCATTGAGATCAACCGGAAGACATGTTATCTTAGATTGATTGTCCATTGTGCTACACAATGCTTGGGGGAACCCAGGCTGTGTTGGGGAGCTTGTGCTACTGCGGCTTGAATTACCATTTGACATGTGTGTCTTCACTTGGTGGTTTAAGTAGACTTCCAAGCTAGAAGAATTACTTGCAGTATTTCTTTTGCTCTTCAACCTACCCCTTGTAggatagagaaaataaaaacaaagagtGACATCAAATGAGAAATAACATACGTAAGTTATTAGGAAAAATGAAAGGTTTTGTCACTTGGGATACCTGTCCTTTCGCTTTTCACGGTATCTCTGCAAAGACACTTGTCTGCTTGCCTGACCATCTGCATCTGAAGAAACACGACCAAACATTTTAAACTTCTCATAATTTGTCAAGGGAAAAAGCTTACTCACTTGGCTAAGCCTCAAATGTGTCTCATCATTCATTAGTATCACACGAAATGAACATAAGTATTTTCAAATGTGATGCATGCTACATTACAGACACAAGTGAACAACTCAAATTTCACTGAACTAGGAGAGGAGATAAAGTAGGTGTTAACAGAGTCAAGGAATTTGTGATTTCAAGAGATGAGGAAAGATGGTGGTGGGAATACAGCTAGCAAGTGGTAGTTTCATAACTTTCAATGTGAAGCTAGCAAAGCTGAAAGAGAAGCAAGGATACAGAGCAACTAGAGCAACTCCAATGGTGGCACTCTTCAGAAAATCTCCACATTatccaaaaatataatatcttTTTATCTCTCTTCTACATTATTTTGACAACCTTACTTCTAAAATACTCCAACAGTATGCATTCTGTAAGGTTGCCATCATGATCCCACACGCTAATaattgatataaattttattaaaaaacgaaaaaaaggAGGATGGCAAGGTTGCCTAAAATAAGCACCAGTCTTGACAACTAAACTTCTCCAATTGTTAGCTCTCTCCAAGCATTCTGCCATATCAGTAAGCACTCTTCCAAGCAACCCTTGTTGGAGATACTCTTAGTGGTCAGAAAGTTTGCAATCACGGTACGTGGTATTTAATTGAGAGTAATGGTATGTGAGTCCATCAAATGCCAAAGGTCTGTGCTATGTGCATTTCAGAAGTGGTGATGGTATAGAGAAGAGTGAAAACCTTATGCTTTTCTCCCTATTTATACATACATGCTACTCCCTAAGTACCtacttaaaaatatttcatatggCAAACACAATAAAGAACATGAAAATTATAAAGTAGGGGCCTAAAGTAAACCCTTGATCtcacaaataaagataaaaagCAGATATTTCTGTAAATTGTATTCCTTGATGGAATCACTATGCAAATTCTGTTAGGCTTCAAGCATAGTAGAGTTCTTAATGTAGGATTTTAAGTACCACTTTCTTTCTGAATGTTAACTGCGCTCCGCTATCTTATCTGCAAAATGGCAATGGATCTATTTGTTGCCCTAATCTGGGAACTCACGACACTAAACCAAGGCAGTGTCAAGTAAGACCTTTCAGGTCATGACTTCAACCCTTAAGCCAAGGCAAAGATCTCGCACTCTGGTCAGGATAAACAAATTGTGTCCAGTTGTGTCTTCTATCACTGATTAATATGCTCCAGAGATAGCTCTTGTATGAAGGGTTTAGGGGACCAATCGTAACTGTTCTGACAACCAAGGTGGCTACTCAAAGTGTCTTGTCGAGTTGCACATTCAATACAGATTTCCCACGAAAAGGGGAATCATTCTTTGAGATGCGCTTCGCTAACATTCCATGCAGCCCCATGACGGTTACTAACATCAGCCTTACATTGTTCATGCGCCTAATAGATGAGCATGGGAAATTATTATTTGGCTTTTTACTCTACTGTAACAGACCTCATAGGCCCAATCTATGCATTGTGTGACGCATCATGTGATAAAAtaatctaaggaacagtctacCAAGGGTTTAGCCTAGAAGCCCCTTTGCCACTATAACTAGGGCTACGGCACCACATGTAAAAGGGTCCTCTTTTAGTATTAAGAGGGAATTTCATCTTCTTCATTACCAACACAATAGATTCCTGGACTAGGGTTCCATTATAGACTGAATAAGGAAAACACCTTTCTTTTATTTACTATTAATTATTAAcccataaatatattatatatcaagttgACGAAAGATCTAGTCAACACTATTAAATCAtaaagtttgaaattttaaagTAAAATCCAAAGAGTGATTTCTTGGATTTACAGCTCCCCAAACATCACATCCATCAAACAAAGAGCAAACAATCCTTTCCCAAATAATACCTGCTTGCGTGGGTTGTGAGATTGAGACACTAGGAGGAACACCACATTTTTCACTTGTAGAATTTAAATGCAATGGAAAGGGTCTAACTGCTGCAGGGACACCAAACGAGTTTTCCCGAGATAAAGGGATTGGACTTGCTGCTAGTTGCATGATTGCACGTGCCTGCAAAACCGTTCATCGCCTCATTGGAAAGCTAACCACAACATATCACCGAGACTGAGAGTAGAAGAAGCTTCATTACCTTCTCAGGTTGAACTCCTTCATATACATTCACTTTTCCACAATAGAAAATTGTCATTTGGCCAGCTGATGCATCAGTTGCACATTGACTTCTGCAACCAGATTTTCAAGTATTGTTGTTCAGACATTTTTGTGTAAAagattttaaataaaactaaaaccCTCAATCAATATAACCTAAATTCTTTGATCATAAATATTCAGTACAATCACACCAGGTTCAAATAATCATACATATACTCAATACAACACTGTTCAATTTACAACATAAAAGAGCATTTAACCACATTGACCTTTTTTAGACtctattttagtaaatttacaGCAGTGTTAAATAATTCAAGGGAAATcctatatttaaaaatataagtaCAATTAACAATCCAAAAATATATGGACTAATTCTGCTACACCCCTCATGATAGTTtcaaaaaaacttaaatggacAGAGCACATAATCAGCATTGCTCACCAAAAGTCCTTCAGTTCGATTCTTTAAAGCTAAATTGCCATTACATCCAACATAAACACAGATTGCCAAACAAGTCAAACGTttggaagaaaagaaaaaaaaaaacacctccTGATAGCCTAACATCGACTATAGCAAAACCAGCTCATGAAGCATAACACTTGCAGCTAAATTCAGCATAACTCAACTTCATATATTGTCTACAAaagaaatggaaaaaaaaaaaaaatactaattgtaGCGTCCTGGAAAACCCAATTCATATATGCACATCAAAAAGGGGTCTCTTCAGAAAATGAAAGAACGAAGAAAAATTAGACCTTGCACTTTCCCTCTCATCTATATCAGCGGGTCTTTCCTCAGGCTCCGGCACAGATTTCGTTGGTTCTTTTCTCGGACCCGGAACCGATTCTTCAGCTGACACTGAAACCTGGACATCGGCACTAGCTTCCTTAGCTGAATCAGCTGAACTTGAAGTCACCTACAGTACTCATATTTTCAATAATCAGCTTAATACATAAACTTTTAGATAAATAtcataaaaacaagaaaatggtTAGTTTGGTGGCCGAGGAAATGTTAAGACCCTGTCAATGATATTTTCAACAACTTGGTCAAGTCTTTCACCTATCTGAGCGCTAAAGGCATGACCTTTTTAGTCAGAAACAATACAAACccataaaattagaaatttcacaTCTCAAAATTTACAGCCCTTTTCACTTTCCCTCCAATTTTCAAGGCAACCAAACAGTTAAGCATACTTACACTAAATGTCGGGAGTCGGGGCGTGTTCGAAGTCGGGGAAGCGATAACCTTCCTGAGGTCTTCGGCGCCGGAATCGTCGCAAGGCTCTAACAAAGCCTTGAGCGAAATCACCTGCTGGATCGCCTGGGATTTATTCCACGAAGGCCTTCGCATCCCTGTATAAACACGTGTAAAACTCCaatatttacacacaaaatacatctacatatatattaatttaaccacattattacaaatattttatacatttgttttctttctctctctttcctttaatttttttacttctCATATTCCAAGACAAAGAAAAACCAATCAAATCcgccattagaaagaaagaaagaaaaacaaataaaagaaacCTTTATCTTTGAGGTATTTGCGGCAGTCTTCACGAGTGAGCTGAGAAATGTCATCTTCGGTAAGCTGGTTAAGGGGCTTCTCAAGTATGGAGCGAAACGTCGTCGTTCCGGCACTCATGGCGGGAATCTCGCCGGAGACGGAGAAGGTAGGTCAACTATAGTATATGGAGGTGTAGTAGTGGAAGTAGAAGTAGTGGTGATCTGTAGTGAATCGTAATATCGTCAAAATTGAAGGGCATAAATGTCAAACTAAAAGAAAAGGTAAAGTGAGAAAGAGAGTACGCGTGTGTGAGTGAGTGAGTTGTAGAGAGAGAGATTAACCTTTTTAGCAACGACCTTGCACCCTAGACTGCCACGTATGCTTTTCTAAATTATTGTCGACTTTTAACCCTTCCTGAGAAAAGGGTATCCGTTAAATAAAGATAGAGCTTAAATATGCAGGCGGAGACATGAAAGAGGATAGGGATCATCTCTAATCCAAACCATCACTGTTAACCTGGGTCACACCTGCCTAGAGCTCACCCACCTTGTTTAAggcccaaaaaataatttgttttaaatacACAAAGATTTTTggcaaattttttaaaaatactatatcTCTTTACAACAAAAACTCGTATACTAGCCATAAACTAAGCATAATTGaagaaccaatttttttttaaaaaaaaaaatagggttttttgttcttttttataGTTATAGGAAGTTATCTTTTTTCTCCGACCACGCTCGCCGGCCTTTACTGGGCATAGGTTTGGCTTGGTCGGGACTGTGTTTTGCTTTTGTAATTCGATTTTTTCTACTACGATTAGTCTTATTTCTGAGACATAGTTTTGAGTGTTTTAGTCTTATTTCTGTGACATGACTTTGAGTGTTTTAGTCTTATATGTGTGAcataattttgttttgttttgttttatttctttattgattctTCATGGCACCGTTGTATAGCATGAAGCAATACTTGAGCCTTTCCATAATGGTAGGGTTGTACATTTCTGGCCGAAAATTATCACCAAACCAAAAATGAATTTGTTTTTAAACATTCCTTTGGAGAGGAAGTACAAGTTTTTGTGTTTTCTTTAgtgatagaaaagaaaataactCTTTTATTAATGTTTTGCTTCTGCTAGTAACGGCAGAAATGCCAAGTAGTGTAAACTAGGTTATTACAAAGGAGGTATATATATAGGGCAACAAAGAGAGATAGCCCAATAAACAAGTGGGCCGAATATGTGGGCCAATGAACTTAAGTATGGAGCAGCTAATCCTATTACCCTCCTCTCAAGATGAACTATATATGTTTTTTAAGTTCATCTTGGTTACAATAGTTTGAAAATAGCTTGGAAAAAGAGGCTTGGTAAGGATGTCAGCAATGTTGTTTTTGGTGGTGACATGAATTAGCTTTAGTATGCCTTCTTGGATCTTCTCTCGGACAACATGGCAGTCAATCTCGATGTGCTTGGTGCGTTCATAGAATATGGGATTTTCGGAGATGTGAATGGCGGCGGTTTTGTCACAATAAAGGATGGCGGGATCTTTGTGCTGGATGCCAGGTGATTTCACAAGTGGCATGAGCCATAGCCCGATATTCTGCTTCAGCGGAAGAACGAGAAACTGTCGACTGCTTTTTTTATTTCCAAGAGATGAGAGATCTGCCAAGAAAGACACAGTAACCCGAAACAGACCTTCCAGTGTCACTGCATGAGGCCCAATCAGCATCTGAATTTTTTTAGATGAAAGTCTATGTTTGACATATCAATTTCAGCATAAGCAGATAGGTTAGTGGAAGATGCTGAGTAAAAGAATAGTCCTTGACCAGATGTGCCCTTAAGATATTGTAATATTCTGTGAGCAGCAGTGAGGTGGGGAACCCTCGGATTTGATAAAAATTGACTTAGTTTATTTACGGCAAAAGAGATATCAGGCCGTGTAATAGTTAAGTAAAGAAGTTTACCAATGAAGCTGCGGTAGATTTTAGGATTGTTTAATGGTTTTCCAACATCGGATGAGAGCCGAATGTTGGATTCCATTGGGGTGGGAGCAGTAGAAGCTCCTAAAAAACCTGTGTTAGTTAAAAGTTGAAGGGTGAAAGGTCGTTGAGAGACAGATATTTCGAAGGAAGAACGACCAATCTCCAATCCCAAGAAAAAACGTAAAGGACCCAGGTCTTTAAGTTGAAAGACAGAGTTAAGTTGCTGTTTAAAATCTGAAACAACATCATCATTATTAGAGGTAATtacaatgtcatcaacatagcttAATAGGGCGAGAAAAATGCCTTTATCATTTTTGATGAACAGTGTGTGATCTGAAAGAGACTAGGTGAAACCAGTGGATAGAAGATAATTGCTGAGTTTTGTGTACCATTTGTCTAGAGGCTTGTTTCAAGCCATAAAGACTTTTGGTTAACTTACAAACAGCATTTGGGGGAATTTGTCCCTTGGGTTTATACCCTTTTGGGAGTGTCATGTAGACAGTTTCATTTAAATCGCCATGAAGAAAGGCATTTTTTTATATCAACTTGGTATAGAGACCAATTGTTAATGGCCACAATGTCGAGCATAAGTTTTAAGGTATTAAACTTTGCAACAGGGGCAAAAGTATGAAGATAATCAATACCTTGTTTCTGGTTGAAACCTTTGGCAACCAATCGAGCTTTACATCGATCTACGGAACCATCAGGATTGTATTTGATTCTGTATACCCATTTGCAGCCAATGGCATGGTGACCATTAGGAAGAGTGACGACAATCCAAGTGTCATTGGCTACAAGAGCATCAGTTTCTGTATCCATAGCTTTTTGCCATATAGGGTCCTTTGCTGCCATTTTGTAGCTAGTTGGCTCTACAAAGGTGTGGGCAGCGAGAGCTGCTGCTCGAAAGTGTTGTGTCAACCTTGTAagacaaatatttattaataaggtGAGCAGTAGAAGAAGCAGCAGTGGTATTGCAAATATGATCAGAGGAACGTTTTGGTTTAGATAAAATTCTTCCCATTGTTGAAGTGATAGGAGAAGTAGTTGATATGTTCTTGGGTGTGGATGGTACTTCATCAGGAGTAATGTTGGTGACAGGAAAATTGTTAGAGGATGAAGTTCTATCAAATTCGGGAACATGTGAAGTGTCCTCGGAGGGAGTATGTGAATATCCTGTAGAAGGATTTAAAGAAAGTGAGAATAATTCATTTATAGATGCAGGAGATGTAGTTTTGGCAAGTGGAAAAATATCTTCATGAAAGTAAACATCTCTAGATTGAATGATTTCTTGAGTTTCAATGCTTAAAAGATTATAAGCTTTCATAACAGGGGGTAACCTATAAAAATGTAAGGTCGAGATCTAGGGGAGAGCTTGTGCCGTTTGGTTTCTAATGTCGAAGCGAAAGCAAGACAACCAAAGACTTTGAGGTGAGCATAGTTGGGAGCTTTGTTATAAAGTATCTCAAAGGAAGTTTTCTTGTTAAGTAATTTAGATGGAGTACGATTTATAAGATAAACAGCAGTATTAATGACATGACTCCAATAAGGTAAGGATAAATGAGATTGAAATAATAATGCTCTACcaacatttaaaatgtgttGATGTTTACGCTCAACTATAGAATTTTGTTGAGGACGACCAATGCAAGAATTATTGATTGAGATTCCCTTGGTGGCGTAGAAGGATGTTAGATTGAGCTCTTTAGCATTGTCACAACGAACAGCTttactgttgactgaaaattgAGTGgcgatgagaaaaaaaaattgaggaatAATGAAGGAAACATCAGATTTAGAAGTGAGCATGTATACCCAAGTATagcgagaaaaatcatcaacaatagtTAAAAAATATCGGTAACCTTCAATACTAGTAACATGAAAAGGACCCCATATATTAAGATGTATTAAATCAAAAGCAAAACTAGCAAAATTATTGTTATATGGAAATGGAGGTCGCTTTTGTTTTGCAAAATGACATATGGAACACATAAAATTGAAAGGTTTTTCACTAAATTACAAACGATTATTTAAGATAGTAGAAATGTTCATAGAAGGATGGCCAAGGCGAAAATGCCAGGGATCCTTCAAATTACATGTATTGTTTGCAAAAACAGAAATATCAGTAGTAAGAAAACGATGATCCTGTTCAAAGAAAAACAGTTGTCCAACTTTCTTAGCTGTCCCAATCGTAGAA is a genomic window of Cannabis sativa cultivar Pink pepper isolate KNU-18-1 chromosome 9, ASM2916894v1, whole genome shotgun sequence containing:
- the LOC115723116 gene encoding protein TIFY 4B isoform X2, translating into MSAGTTTFRSILEKPLNQLTEDDISQLTREDCRKYLKDKGMRRPSWNKSQAIQQVISLKALLEPCDDSGAEDLRKVIASPTSNTPRLPTFSVTSSSADSAKEASADVQVSVSAEESVPGPRKEPTKSVPEPEERPADIDERESARSQCATDASAGQMTIFYCGKVNVYEGVQPEKARAIMQLAASPIPLSRENSFGVPAAVRPFPLHLNSTSEKCGVPPSVSISQPTQADADGQASRQVSLQRYREKRKDRLKSKRNTASNSSSLEVYLNHQVKTHMSNGNSSRSSTSSPTQPGFPQALCSTMDNQSKITCLPVDLNENRKLKKIFPLFANYLGTSRLST
- the LOC115723116 gene encoding protein TIFY 4B isoform X4; translation: MSAGTTTFRSILEKPLNQLTEDDISQLTREDCRKYLKDKGMRRPSWNKSQAIQQVISLKALLEPCDDSGAEDLRKVIASPTSNTPRLPTFSVTSSSADSAKEASADVQVSVSAEESVPGPRKEPTKSVPEPEERPADIDERESARSQCATDASAGQMTIFYCGKVNVYEGVQPEKARAIMQLAASPIPLSRENSFGVPAAVRPFPLHLNSTSEKCGVPPSVSISQPTQADADGQASRQVSLQRYREKRKDRLKSKRNTASNSSSLEVYLNHQVKTHMSNGNSSRSSTSSPTQPGFPQALCSTMDNQSKITCLPVDLNENQNLDC
- the LOC115723116 gene encoding protein TIFY 4B isoform X1, which encodes MSAGTTTFRSILEKPLNQLTEDDISQLTREDCRKYLKDKGMRRPSWNKSQAIQQVISLKALLEPCDDSGAEDLRKVIASPTSNTPRLPTFSVTSSSADSAKEASADVQVSVSAEESVPGPRKEPTKSVPEPEERPADIDERESARSQCATDASAGQMTIFYCGKVNVYEGVQPEKARAIMQLAASPIPLSRENSFGVPAAVRPFPLHLNSTSEKCGVPPSVSISQPTQADADGQASRQVSLQRYREKRKDRGRLKSKRNTASNSSSLEVYLNHQVKTHMSNGNSSRSSTSSPTQPGFPQALCSTMDNQSKITCLPVDLNENRKLKKIFPLFANYLGTSRLST
- the LOC115723116 gene encoding protein TIFY 4B isoform X3, which produces MSAGTTTFRSILEKPLNQLTEDDISQLTREDCRKYLKDKGMRRPSWNKSQAIQQVISLKALLEPCDDSGAEDLRKVIASPTSNTPRLPTFSVTSSSADSAKEASADVQVSVSAEESVPGPRKEPTKSVPEPEERPADIDERESARSQCATDASAGQMTIFYCGKVNVYEGVQPEKARAIMQLAASPIPLSRENSFGVPAAVRPFPLHLNSTSEKCGVPPSVSISQPTQADADGQASRQVSLQRYREKRKDRGRLKSKRNTASNSSSLEVYLNHQVKTHMSNGNSSRSSTSSPTQPGFPQALCSTMDNQSKITCLPVDLNENQNLDC